In Erythrolamprus reginae isolate rEryReg1 chromosome 10, rEryReg1.hap1, whole genome shotgun sequence, one DNA window encodes the following:
- the INSYN1 gene encoding inhibitory synaptic factor 1 isoform X2, whose translation MVEQKVVVSQIDNLTSDFEFEMEPDDWTTTTVSSTSSSEKGGGLFDLGNLDFMTSDILSDSWEFCSFLEASTPSDSGDGSEQQLTQPQQPLGHPPDYQLMNGGVLMYNGPQIETPDSSSEEAFSSLPSHKPRTPGTRERVRFSDKVLYHALCCDDDEEADSGPLADDPPEEPSEATPKGALVAKTALRRSPHLGSGPLRKLTRNSSTQTVSDKSTQTILPYVSNKQKVNQKN comes from the coding sequence GTGGTCAGCCAGATTGACAATCTGACCTCAGACTTCGAGTTTGAGATGGAGCCCGACGACTGGACCACGACTACGGTGAGCAGCACCTCCAGCAGCGAGAAAGGCGGAGGCCTGTTTGACCTTGGGAACCTGGATTTCATGACCTCCGACATCCTCTCCGACAGCTGGGAGTTCTGCTCCTTCCTCGAGGCCTCCACCCCTTCCGATTCCGGCGATGGCTCGGAGCAGCAGCTGACGCAACCGCAACAGCCACTGGGACATCCACCCGATTACCAGCTGATGAACGGCGGGGTCTTGATGTACAACGGGCCCCAGATTGAAACCCCGGACTCTTCCAGCGAGGAAGCGTTCAGCTCCCTACCGAGTCACAAACCGAGGACGCCGGGCACCAGGGAGCGGGTGCGTTTTAGTGACAAAGTCCTCTACCACGCTTTGTGCTGCGATGACGATGAGGAGGCGGACAGCGGGCCTCTCGCGGATGACCCTCCGGAAGAACCCAGCGAGGCCACTCCGAAGGGGGCCTTAGTGGCCAAGACGGCATTGCGACGGTCCCCTCATCTTGGTAGCGGCCCGCTGAGGAAGCTGACACGGAACAGCAGTACTCAGACCGTGTCGGACAAAAGTACTCAGACGATTCTCCCGTATGTTTCGAACAAGCAGAAAGTCAACCAGAAGAACTGA